In the genome of Nitrospirota bacterium, one region contains:
- a CDS encoding rhodanese-like domain-containing protein produces the protein MFVRQIQKAWVVVMGLVFVLAGITLAAEEKPETPTALKGSKIISAEEAKALLDKKEANFFDVRSPVNYGKGHIPTAVSLPYKEKSAWKPDFNASLDEFDLSKLPKDKNAKIVVYSDGTTGWKSYKAAVIAIKAGYKNVMYYRGGFDEWEKKGYPVER, from the coding sequence ATGTTTGTTCGACAAATTCAAAAGGCATGGGTAGTAGTGATGGGTCTGGTTTTTGTACTGGCTGGGATAACGTTGGCAGCAGAGGAGAAACCAGAAACGCCAACAGCGCTTAAAGGCAGCAAGATTATCTCGGCAGAGGAGGCAAAGGCACTTCTCGACAAAAAGGAGGCAAATTTTTTTGATGTAAGGTCTCCTGTAAATTACGGCAAGGGACACATCCCGACTGCGGTTTCTCTCCCCTACAAAGAAAAAAGTGCGTGGAAACCAGATTTTAACGCCTCTCTGGACGAGTTTGACCTGTCAAAATTGCCAAAAGATAAGAATGCAAAGATTGTCGTTTACAGTGACGGCACTACTGGCTGGAAGTCATACAAGGCAGCAGTTATTGCCATAAAAGCCGGGTATAAGAATGTCATGTATTATAGGGGCGGCTTTGATGAATGGGAGAAAAAAGGTTATCCAGTTGAGAGGTAA
- a CDS encoding HAMP domain-containing protein has translation MFRVLDRLTIKKRLFLVIASILILISIMVLSIWIGFRAINHKNSIALLLEKEAVYLQAVARGLSEFIVTQGTPASVKLTEEAMGKFDETCNTLVSELGETDTAIAITEKVIPKWKKIKGAAESLLQIQRDALTDEAMIKFGRLSAEIDLLLKDTQSIAESVRKRADSDTGRILTAIAIIVVAIILAVSLLLISTYRSVSVPIKTLTEATQKIASGDLEVNIEVSSTDEIGILASAFNSMASEIKQSHEEQRMLYEKEQRKVHQMAVLQEAVSDTASDLALEPLLERQAFHAAILVK, from the coding sequence ATGTTTAGAGTACTGGATAGACTGACCATAAAGAAAAGGCTCTTTTTAGTAATAGCCTCTATATTAATTTTAATATCAATAATGGTTTTGTCCATCTGGATTGGTTTTCGTGCCATAAATCACAAAAACAGCATCGCTCTATTATTAGAAAAAGAAGCGGTATACTTACAGGCGGTGGCGAGAGGTTTAAGCGAATTCATTGTTACCCAGGGCACGCCAGCTTCAGTGAAATTGACAGAAGAGGCTATGGGAAAGTTTGATGAAACATGCAATACATTAGTATCCGAACTTGGTGAGACTGATACGGCCATTGCGATAACAGAAAAAGTCATCCCTAAGTGGAAGAAGATTAAAGGTGCTGCTGAATCCCTCTTGCAGATTCAACGAGATGCCCTTACTGATGAGGCAATGATAAAATTTGGCAGGCTGTCAGCAGAAATTGATTTGCTGCTTAAAGATACGCAATCCATTGCTGAATCCGTTCGGAAACGCGCTGACTCAGACACCGGGAGGATATTGACCGCAATCGCTATTATTGTTGTTGCAATTATATTAGCGGTAAGCTTGCTCCTTATCTCCACTTATCGCTCTGTCTCCGTACCCATAAAGACCCTCACAGAGGCCACACAAAAGATAGCCTCCGGGGACTTAGAAGTAAATATAGAGGTAAGTTCAACTGACGAGATAGGGATATTGGCCAGCGCCTTTAACAGTATGGCTTCAGAAATCAAACAAAGCCATGAAGAACAGAGAATGTTATATGAAAAGGAGCAGCGAAAGGTTCATCAGATGGCAGTCCTCCAGGAGGCAGTCTCAGATACAGCATCTGACCTCGCCCTTGAGCCATTGCTGGAGCGGCA